A single genomic interval of Tursiops truncatus isolate mTurTru1 chromosome 1, mTurTru1.mat.Y, whole genome shotgun sequence harbors:
- the RIT1 gene encoding GTP-binding protein Rit1 isoform X1, with product MLCRCSSLKRNSKFLCLFILSGKCNNSENLLCFIGVSCPGGKVPFPRGSPGFSKRTMDSGTRPVGSCSSPAGLSREYKLVMLGAGGVGKSAMTMQFISHRFPEDHDPTIEDAYKIRIRIDDEPANLDILDTAGQAEFTAMRDQYMRAGEGFIICYSITDRRSFHEVREFKQLIYRVRRTDDTPVVLVGNKSDLKQLRQVTKEEGLALAREFSCPFFETSAAYRYYIDDVFHALVREIRRKEKEAVLAMEKKSKPKNSVWKRLKSPFRKKKDSVT from the exons ATGCTGTGCCGGTGCTCCAgtttgaaaagaaattcaaaatttctttgtctctttattcTTTCTGGAAAGTGTAATAATTCGGAAAACCTGTTATGTTTCATAGGAGTGAGCTGTCCCGGAGGGAAG GTGCCTTTTCCTCGGGGCAGCCCAGGATTCTCCAAGAGGACAATGGATTCTGGAACTCGCCCAGTTGGTAGCTGTAGCAGCCCTGCAGGGCTGTCACGGGAATACAAACTAGTGATGCTGGGTGCTGGCGGTGTAGGGAAAAGCG CCATGACCATGCAGTTCATCAGCCACCGGTTTCCAGAAGATCATGATCCCACCATTG AAGATGCTTACAAAATCCGGATCCGTATTGATGATGAGCCTGCCAATCTGGACATTTTGGATACGGCTGGACAG GCAGAGTTTACAGCCATGCGGGATCAGTATATGAGGGCAGGAGAAGGGTTTATCATCTGTTACTCTATCACCGATCGTCGAAGTTTCCATGAAGTTCGGGAGTTTAAACAGCTTATTTATCGAGTTCGACGTACTGATGATACCCCTGTGGTTCTTGTGGGAAACAAGTCTGACCTAAAGCAGCTAAGACAG gtcacCAAGGAAGAAGGATTGGCTTTGGCCCGAGAATTCAGCTGCCCCTTTTTTGAGACATCTGCCGCATACCGCTACTACATTGATGATGTATTCCATGCCCTTGTACGGGAGATAcgtaggaaagaaaaggaggcagTGCTGGCCATGGAGAAAAAATCTAAACCCAAAAACAGTGTATGGAAGAGGCTAAAATCACCGTTCCGGAAGAAGAAAGATTCAGTAACTTGA
- the RIT1 gene encoding GTP-binding protein Rit1 isoform X2 yields MDSGTRPVGSCSSPAGLSREYKLVMLGAGGVGKSAMTMQFISHRFPEDHDPTIEDAYKIRIRIDDEPANLDILDTAGQAEFTAMRDQYMRAGEGFIICYSITDRRSFHEVREFKQLIYRVRRTDDTPVVLVGNKSDLKQLRQVTKEEGLALAREFSCPFFETSAAYRYYIDDVFHALVREIRRKEKEAVLAMEKKSKPKNSVWKRLKSPFRKKKDSVT; encoded by the exons ATGGATTCTGGAACTCGCCCAGTTGGTAGCTGTAGCAGCCCTGCAGGGCTGTCACGGGAATACAAACTAGTGATGCTGGGTGCTGGCGGTGTAGGGAAAAGCG CCATGACCATGCAGTTCATCAGCCACCGGTTTCCAGAAGATCATGATCCCACCATTG AAGATGCTTACAAAATCCGGATCCGTATTGATGATGAGCCTGCCAATCTGGACATTTTGGATACGGCTGGACAG GCAGAGTTTACAGCCATGCGGGATCAGTATATGAGGGCAGGAGAAGGGTTTATCATCTGTTACTCTATCACCGATCGTCGAAGTTTCCATGAAGTTCGGGAGTTTAAACAGCTTATTTATCGAGTTCGACGTACTGATGATACCCCTGTGGTTCTTGTGGGAAACAAGTCTGACCTAAAGCAGCTAAGACAG gtcacCAAGGAAGAAGGATTGGCTTTGGCCCGAGAATTCAGCTGCCCCTTTTTTGAGACATCTGCCGCATACCGCTACTACATTGATGATGTATTCCATGCCCTTGTACGGGAGATAcgtaggaaagaaaaggaggcagTGCTGGCCATGGAGAAAAAATCTAAACCCAAAAACAGTGTATGGAAGAGGCTAAAATCACCGTTCCGGAAGAAGAAAGATTCAGTAACTTGA